The following proteins are co-located in the Pseudomonas sp. ATCC 13867 genome:
- a CDS encoding bifunctional ADP-dependent NAD(P)H-hydrate dehydratase/NAD(P)H-hydrate epimerase — translation MTAHDDLPLNLYSAQQVRDLDARLIAAGTPGFELMRRAAHAAWRALRRHWPDAGEISVLAGHGNNAGDGYLIAALALRAGWRARVLAVGDAARLSGDAASAHGEARAAGVDIEAWSDRAELRGVLVDALLGTGLGGAVREPYASAIAAINASGLPVLSVDIPSGLSADTGQVLGCAVRADLTVTFIGLKLGLFTANGPDQCGERVFDALDADPALIPDDCVARRLAPASLARLAARPKAAHKGLFGHALVIGGDTGMGGAVLLAAESALRCGAGLVSLATRAPHVVGALARCPELMARGVSSSAELLRVAERASVLVVGPGVGREAWGRVLVSAAASLERTQVWDADALNLLAEGLVSRPSGDWVMTPHPAEAARLLGVSTADVQADRPSAAHALAQRYQAVVVLKGVGSLIAAPDGRLALCSHGHPIMAGAGLGDVLCGILGALLAQGMPCFDAACLAVWLHARAGESLGPQGRGLAATDLIPAVRQLLEEHSPCLN, via the coding sequence ATGACTGCCCACGACGATCTGCCCCTTAACCTCTACAGCGCCCAGCAGGTACGCGACCTCGACGCGCGCCTGATCGCCGCCGGCACGCCCGGCTTCGAACTGATGCGTCGTGCGGCCCACGCCGCCTGGCGTGCCCTGCGCCGGCACTGGCCGGACGCGGGCGAGATCAGCGTGCTCGCCGGCCACGGTAACAACGCCGGCGACGGCTACCTGATCGCCGCCCTGGCCCTGCGTGCCGGCTGGCGCGCGCGGGTGCTGGCGGTGGGGGATGCCGCGCGGTTGTCCGGCGACGCGGCGTCCGCCCACGGCGAGGCGCGGGCGGCGGGTGTGGATATCGAAGCCTGGAGTGACCGCGCGGAGCTGCGTGGGGTGCTGGTCGATGCGTTGCTCGGCACCGGTCTGGGCGGTGCGGTGCGCGAGCCTTATGCCTCGGCCATCGCCGCGATCAACGCCAGCGGCCTGCCGGTGCTGAGCGTGGACATCCCCTCCGGCCTGAGCGCGGACACCGGCCAGGTGCTGGGTTGCGCCGTTCGTGCGGACCTGACCGTGACCTTCATCGGCCTCAAGCTGGGGCTGTTCACCGCGAACGGGCCGGACCAGTGCGGCGAGCGGGTGTTCGACGCTCTGGATGCCGATCCGGCGCTGATTCCCGACGACTGCGTTGCCCGTCGTCTCGCTCCCGCATCCTTGGCTCGCCTGGCCGCGCGCCCGAAGGCCGCGCACAAGGGCCTGTTCGGCCACGCGCTGGTGATCGGCGGCGATACCGGCATGGGTGGCGCGGTGCTGCTGGCCGCCGAAAGCGCGCTGCGTTGCGGCGCCGGACTGGTATCGCTGGCGACCCGCGCGCCGCACGTCGTCGGTGCCCTGGCCCGCTGCCCGGAGCTGATGGCGCGTGGCGTTTCCTCGTCCGCCGAACTGTTGCGCGTGGCCGAGCGGGCCAGCGTGCTGGTGGTGGGGCCGGGTGTGGGGCGTGAGGCCTGGGGGCGTGTACTGGTCAGCGCGGCGGCCAGCCTGGAGCGTACCCAGGTTTGGGACGCCGATGCGCTCAACCTGTTGGCGGAGGGCCTGGTTTCGCGCCCGTCCGGCGACTGGGTGATGACCCCGCATCCCGCCGAAGCGGCACGATTGCTGGGCGTCTCCACGGCCGACGTTCAGGCCGACCGGCCGAGCGCGGCCCACGCGCTGGCGCAACGGTACCAGGCGGTTGTGGTGCTCAAGGGTGTCGGCAGCCTGATCGCCGCTCCGGATGGACGGCTGGCGCTGTGCAGTCACGGCCATCCGATCATGGCCGGCGCCGGGCTGGGCGACGTGCTCTGCGGCATACTCGGCGCGTTGCTGGCGCAGGGGATGCCCTGTTTCGATGCGGCCTGCCTGGCCGTCTGGCTCCACGCCCGCGCCGGCGAGTCGCTCGGTCCGCAGGGCAGGGGGCTGGCCGCCACCGATCTGATCCCTGCCGTTCGTCAGTTGCTCGAGGAGCACAGTCCATGCCTGAACTGA
- the queG gene encoding tRNA epoxyqueuosine(34) reductase QueG translates to MHDSTLDYTDLARSIKEWGRELGFQQVGIAGLDLEQHGEHLQRWLEAGYHGEMDYMGAHGSKRWRPDELVPGTLRVVSLRMDYLPGDTRMAQVLGNPEKAYVSRYALGRDYHKLIRKRLQQLAERIQQQVGPFGFRAFVDSAPVLEKAIAEQSGLGWIGKNTLVLNRKAGSYFFLGELFTDLPLPVDESHGTEHCGRCSACLDICPTAAFVAPYVLDARRCISYLTIELKGPIPEDLRPLIGNRVFGCDDCQMVCPWNRFARATDQGDFQPRHSLDNAALAELFLWTEEEFLSRTEGSPLRRAGYERWLRNLAVGLGNAPSTIPVIEALKARRAFPSELVREHVEWALGRHQA, encoded by the coding sequence ATGCACGATTCGACACTCGACTACACCGACCTCGCCCGTTCCATCAAGGAGTGGGGGCGCGAACTCGGCTTCCAGCAGGTCGGCATCGCCGGGCTCGACCTGGAGCAGCACGGCGAGCACCTGCAACGCTGGCTGGAAGCGGGCTACCACGGCGAGATGGACTACATGGGCGCCCACGGCAGCAAGCGCTGGCGGCCGGACGAACTGGTGCCCGGCACGCTGCGGGTGGTCTCGCTGCGCATGGACTACCTGCCCGGCGACACCCGCATGGCACAGGTGCTGGGCAACCCGGAGAAAGCCTACGTCTCGCGCTACGCCCTGGGCCGCGACTATCACAAGCTGATCCGCAAGCGCCTGCAGCAACTGGCCGAGCGCATCCAGCAGCAGGTCGGGCCGTTCGGCTTCCGCGCCTTCGTCGACAGCGCGCCGGTACTGGAGAAGGCCATCGCCGAGCAGTCGGGCCTCGGCTGGATCGGCAAGAACACCCTGGTGCTCAACCGCAAGGCCGGCAGCTACTTCTTCCTCGGCGAGCTGTTCACCGACCTGCCGCTGCCGGTGGACGAGTCCCACGGCACGGAGCACTGCGGGCGCTGCTCGGCCTGCCTGGACATCTGCCCCACCGCCGCCTTCGTCGCCCCCTACGTGCTGGACGCGCGGCGTTGCATTTCCTACCTGACCATCGAGCTGAAAGGCCCGATTCCCGAGGACCTGCGCCCGCTGATCGGCAACCGCGTGTTCGGCTGCGACGATTGCCAGATGGTCTGCCCGTGGAACCGCTTCGCCCGCGCCACCGACCAGGGCGACTTCCAGCCCCGGCACAGCCTGGACAACGCGGCGCTGGCGGAACTGTTCCTGTGGACGGAGGAGGAGTTTCTCAGCCGCACCGAAGGCTCGCCGCTGCGGCGCGCCGGTTATGAGCGCTGGCTGAGGAACCTGGCCGTGGGCCTGGGCAATGCGCCGTCCACCATCCCGGTGATCGAGGCGCTGAAGGCGCGCCGGGCGTTCCCGTCGGAACTGGTGCGCGAGCATGTGGAGTGGGCACTGGGCCGGCATCAGGCCTGA
- a CDS encoding HDOD domain-containing protein, whose product MPTTVPNPERLAAWLSLLEELPLPVPQEQRDAIRRALDDSHRSIRDIADLLQDCPTLALAILREANRAESARDNPAESLEVALNRLGLARVTQLLEHLPSQPEAQMPRALSQLLLISRHAMQQASGLFANRLARLWQEIHWGSLFALAPLWALATARPDLLETWQRQVCGLGRSSSDVEQELLGMRLLPLCRALAERWRLPEWIGQGFILLNDDRRLLVRALHVAHTEPEPLGQQRRLDADPELARWLTRPANTILLANSLAMAAHQSWGGPHMLRWQRLTALYLQMPLAELQQQVHGLAAQSARRHARPQLWHPAQALLWPWDSQRWLGPPAASAPTPPDTLGEWRQHCARLLQNPSPFGNAMQLLDTASAALQAGGLQRGLILLADRGQAWLQTRHHFGLPEQAGELKLEVAASALLRKLMQQPAQLRLSPANMADFSAVLPGALKALLPSEHLLLRSLGNGSRVIMLLAADRNGQPLGDLHAQAFGRTAQCIEQAVRQMSRSAS is encoded by the coding sequence ATGCCCACCACCGTGCCCAACCCAGAGCGTCTCGCGGCCTGGCTCTCCCTGCTGGAAGAGCTGCCTTTGCCCGTCCCCCAGGAGCAGCGCGACGCCATTCGCCGGGCGCTGGATGACAGCCACCGCTCGATCCGCGACATCGCCGACCTGTTGCAGGACTGCCCGACCCTGGCCCTGGCCATCCTGCGCGAGGCCAACCGCGCCGAGAGCGCCCGCGACAATCCGGCGGAAAGCCTGGAAGTCGCCCTCAACCGCCTGGGCCTGGCGCGGGTCACCCAGTTGCTCGAACACCTGCCGAGCCAGCCCGAGGCGCAGATGCCCCGCGCCCTCAGCCAGCTCCTGCTGATCAGCCGCCATGCCATGCAGCAGGCCAGCGGTCTGTTCGCCAACCGCCTGGCGCGACTCTGGCAGGAAATCCACTGGGGCAGCCTGTTCGCCCTGGCGCCGCTGTGGGCACTGGCCACCGCGCGGCCGGACCTGCTGGAAACCTGGCAGCGCCAGGTCTGCGGACTCGGACGCAGCAGCTCCGACGTCGAACAGGAGCTGCTGGGCATGCGTCTGTTGCCACTGTGCCGGGCGCTCGCCGAACGCTGGCGGCTGCCCGAATGGATCGGCCAGGGCTTCATCCTGCTCAACGATGACCGCCGCCTGCTGGTGCGCGCCCTGCATGTGGCGCACACCGAGCCCGAGCCGCTGGGCCAGCAGCGACGCCTGGACGCCGATCCGGAACTGGCCCGCTGGCTGACCCGCCCGGCCAACACCATCCTGCTGGCCAACAGCCTGGCGATGGCCGCGCACCAGTCCTGGGGCGGACCGCACATGCTGCGCTGGCAACGCCTGACCGCGCTCTACCTGCAGATGCCGCTGGCCGAACTGCAGCAGCAGGTTCACGGCCTCGCGGCGCAAAGCGCGCGACGCCACGCCCGACCGCAGCTCTGGCATCCGGCGCAAGCGCTGCTCTGGCCCTGGGACAGCCAACGCTGGCTCGGCCCCCCTGCAGCGAGCGCGCCCACGCCACCGGATACGCTCGGCGAGTGGCGCCAGCACTGCGCGCGCCTGCTGCAGAATCCCTCGCCGTTCGGCAACGCCATGCAGTTGCTCGACACCGCCAGCGCCGCCCTCCAGGCCGGCGGCCTGCAACGCGGCCTGATCCTGCTCGCCGACCGCGGCCAGGCGTGGCTGCAAACCCGCCACCACTTCGGCCTGCCGGAGCAGGCCGGCGAGTTGAAACTGGAAGTCGCGGCCAGCGCCCTGCTGCGCAAGCTGATGCAACAGCCGGCGCAACTGCGCCTGAGCCCGGCGAACATGGCCGACTTCTCCGCCGTGCTGCCCGGCGCGCTGAAGGCGCTGCTGCCCAGCGAACACCTGCTGCTGCGCTCGCTCGGCAACGGCAGCCGGGTCATCATGCTGCTGGCCGCCGACCGCAACGGCCAGCCGCTGGGCGACCTGCACGCTCAGGCCTTCGGCCGCACCGCGCAGTGCATCGAGCAGGCCGTGCGGCAAATGTCCCGCAGCGCATCCTGA
- the motB gene encoding flagellar motor protein MotB, with the protein MDNNQPIIVKRVKRYAAGHHGGSWKIAFADFATAMMAFFLVLWLLSSATPEQKKAISGYFQDPIGFTESASPYVIDLGGTPTPAPDKTLNPQIQAQPEADETRVSPQDGTTVNAEQAENLAEKIERERLELLLQELQNKVDENPTLKRFKDQILFEITQDGLRIQIVDSDNRPMFDLGSARLQPYFEDILLALAETIKQVPNKISISGHTDAKPYAGNGEFGNWELSANRANAARRALEAGGYPEDQIARVVGYASSALFDRDQPLNPVNRRIDIIVLTKKAQRAIEGQDGGAEKPADGASPVAPGSAAPNAAPAQPAAGQGDPLPPDQLEQKLNLFDDGGTLKLDELNKQ; encoded by the coding sequence ATGGATAACAACCAGCCGATCATCGTCAAGCGGGTCAAGCGCTACGCCGCGGGTCATCACGGGGGCTCGTGGAAGATCGCCTTCGCCGACTTCGCCACCGCCATGATGGCGTTCTTCCTGGTGCTCTGGCTGTTGTCGTCGGCCACGCCGGAGCAGAAGAAGGCCATCTCCGGCTACTTCCAGGACCCCATCGGTTTCACCGAAAGCGCCAGCCCCTACGTCATCGACCTGGGTGGCACGCCGACGCCCGCGCCGGACAAGACCCTGAACCCGCAGATCCAGGCGCAGCCCGAGGCGGACGAAACCCGCGTCAGCCCGCAGGACGGGACCACGGTCAACGCCGAGCAGGCGGAAAATCTTGCCGAGAAGATCGAGCGCGAGCGCCTGGAACTGTTGCTGCAGGAGCTGCAGAACAAGGTCGACGAGAACCCCACGCTCAAGCGCTTCAAGGACCAGATCCTGTTCGAGATCACCCAGGACGGCCTGCGCATCCAGATCGTCGATTCCGACAACCGACCGATGTTCGACCTGGGCAGCGCGCGGCTGCAGCCGTACTTCGAGGACATCCTGCTGGCGCTGGCGGAGACCATCAAGCAGGTACCGAACAAGATCAGCATCAGCGGCCATACCGATGCCAAGCCCTATGCGGGCAATGGCGAGTTCGGCAACTGGGAGCTCTCCGCCAACCGCGCCAACGCCGCGCGGCGCGCGCTGGAGGCCGGCGGTTATCCGGAGGACCAGATCGCCCGCGTGGTGGGCTATGCCTCCTCGGCGCTGTTCGATCGCGACCAGCCGCTCAACCCGGTGAATCGCCGCATCGACATCATCGTCCTGACCAAGAAGGCCCAGCGGGCCATCGAAGGCCAGGACGGCGGGGCCGAGAAGCCGGCCGATGGCGCGTCGCCGGTGGCTCCAGGCTCGGCTGCACCCAATGCCGCTCCGGCCCAGCCGGCGGCCGGGCAGGGCGACCCGCTACCGCCGGACCAGCTCGAGCAGAAGCTCAACCTTTTCGACGACGGTGGCACGCTGAAGCTCGATGAGCTGAACAAGCAGTAG
- a CDS encoding HPP family protein: MKRFLHLMGWRANATSHLEKWLSALGALCGLAAIYAVTHWVLPSEAAIWVVASMGASAVLLFAVPHGALSQPWAVLGGQVLSAVVGVICQKLFPEQPFTPALAVGAAILVMHYTRCIHPPGGATALAAVSGGPAISALGFDYVLSPVLLNVVLILAVAVAFNGMFAWRRYPAPLARLPDTPKLPAGPAPEDLYHALRKMDSFIDVQFDDLLKILQLAQEHAQAQRLTPDDILLGACYSNALSGNAWAVRQVIDDHPGKRTRQDQLVYKVVAGAGKGNTGACRRQDLVEWAAHAVIPQGDGWLRVTPQASASDALQRQIRGETPRP; encoded by the coding sequence ATGAAACGCTTCCTGCACCTCATGGGCTGGCGCGCCAACGCCACCAGCCATCTGGAAAAGTGGCTCTCCGCGCTCGGAGCGCTGTGCGGCCTCGCCGCCATCTACGCCGTCACTCACTGGGTATTGCCCAGCGAAGCGGCTATCTGGGTCGTCGCCTCGATGGGCGCCAGCGCCGTGCTGCTGTTCGCCGTGCCCCACGGCGCACTGTCCCAGCCCTGGGCGGTGCTCGGCGGCCAGGTGCTGTCGGCCGTCGTCGGGGTGATCTGCCAGAAACTCTTCCCCGAGCAGCCCTTCACCCCGGCCCTGGCGGTCGGCGCGGCGATCCTGGTCATGCACTACACCCGCTGCATCCATCCCCCGGGCGGCGCCACCGCGCTGGCGGCGGTGTCCGGCGGGCCGGCGATCAGCGCGCTGGGCTTCGACTACGTGCTCAGCCCGGTGCTGCTCAACGTGGTGCTGATCCTCGCCGTGGCCGTGGCCTTCAACGGCATGTTCGCCTGGCGCCGCTACCCCGCGCCTCTGGCGCGCCTGCCCGACACGCCGAAGCTGCCCGCGGGGCCCGCCCCGGAAGACCTCTACCACGCGCTGCGCAAGATGGATTCGTTCATCGACGTACAGTTCGACGACCTGCTGAAGATCCTCCAACTGGCCCAGGAGCACGCCCAGGCGCAGCGCCTGACGCCCGACGACATCCTCCTGGGCGCCTGCTACAGCAACGCGCTGAGCGGCAACGCCTGGGCGGTGCGCCAGGTGATCGACGACCACCCCGGCAAGCGCACGCGCCAGGACCAGCTGGTCTACAAGGTGGTCGCCGGCGCCGGCAAGGGCAACACTGGCGCCTGCCGTCGCCAGGACCTGGTCGAATGGGCCGCCCATGCGGTGATTCCCCAGGGCGACGGCTGGTTGCGCGTCACTCCGCAAGCCTCCGCCAGCGACGCCCTGCAGCGCCAGATCAGGGGCGAAACTCCCCGTCCGTGA
- the orn gene encoding oligoribonuclease: MQNPQNLIWIDLEMTGLDPDKDVIIEMATIVTDSDLNILEEGPVIAVHQSEELLAGMDEWNTRQHGQSGLTQRVRESTISAAEAEAMTIAFLEKWVPKRSSPICGNSICQDRRFLYRHMPKLEGYFHYRNLDVSTLKELVARWAPQLRDGFKKGNTHLALDDIRESIAELRYYREHFIKV, from the coding sequence ATGCAGAACCCACAGAACCTGATCTGGATCGACCTGGAAATGACCGGTCTGGACCCGGACAAGGACGTCATCATCGAGATGGCGACCATCGTCACCGACAGCGACCTCAATATCCTCGAGGAAGGCCCGGTGATCGCGGTGCACCAGAGCGAAGAACTGCTCGCCGGCATGGACGAGTGGAACACCCGCCAGCACGGCCAGTCCGGCCTGACCCAGCGGGTGCGCGAAAGCACCATTTCCGCCGCCGAGGCCGAAGCCATGACCATCGCCTTCCTGGAAAAGTGGGTGCCCAAGCGCAGCTCGCCGATCTGCGGCAACAGCATCTGCCAGGACCGCCGCTTCCTCTATCGGCACATGCCGAAGCTGGAAGGCTACTTCCACTACCGCAACCTGGATGTCTCCACCCTCAAGGAACTGGTCGCGCGCTGGGCCCCGCAGTTGCGTGACGGCTTCAAGAAAGGCAACACCCACCTGGCCCTGGACGACATCCGCGAGTCCATCGCCGAGCTGCGCTACTACCGTGAGCATTTCATCAAGGTGTAA
- the rhdA gene encoding thiosulfate sulfurtransferase — MSAFSALPLVIEPADLASRLDAAELILVDLTSAARYAEGHIPGARFIAPARTQLGGPAPGLLPAKADLEALFGELGHNPDAVYVVYDDEGGGWAGRFIWLLDVIGHHHYHYVDGGLHAWLADGLPLSQDVPAPAGDPLPLTLHDEPTATREYLQSRLGAADLAIWDARNPSEYSGQKVLAAKGGHVPGAVNFEWTAGMDPARALRIRTDMPQILQNLGITKDKEVITHCQTHHRSGFTYLVAKALGYPRVKGYAGSWSEWGNHPDTPVEV; from the coding sequence ATGTCCGCCTTCTCCGCACTGCCCCTGGTGATCGAACCGGCCGACCTCGCCAGCCGCCTCGACGCCGCCGAACTGATCCTGGTCGACCTGACCAGTGCCGCGCGCTACGCCGAAGGCCACATTCCCGGCGCCCGTTTCATCGCTCCGGCGCGCACCCAGCTGGGCGGGCCGGCACCGGGCCTGCTGCCGGCCAAGGCCGACCTGGAAGCGCTGTTCGGCGAACTGGGCCACAACCCCGACGCCGTCTACGTGGTCTACGACGACGAGGGCGGCGGCTGGGCCGGCCGCTTCATCTGGCTACTGGATGTGATCGGCCACCACCACTACCACTACGTCGACGGCGGCCTGCATGCCTGGCTGGCCGATGGCCTGCCGCTGAGCCAGGACGTCCCGGCGCCGGCCGGCGACCCGCTGCCGCTGACCCTGCACGACGAGCCCACCGCCACCCGCGAATACCTGCAGAGCCGCCTGGGCGCCGCCGACCTGGCCATCTGGGACGCGCGCAACCCCAGCGAATACAGCGGCCAGAAAGTCCTCGCCGCCAAGGGCGGACACGTTCCGGGCGCGGTCAACTTCGAATGGACCGCCGGCATGGACCCGGCCCGCGCCCTGCGCATCCGAACCGATATGCCGCAGATTCTGCAGAACCTGGGCATCACCAAGGACAAGGAAGTGATCACCCACTGCCAGACCCATCACCGCTCCGGCTTCACCTACCTGGTGGCCAAGGCCCTCGGCTATCCGCGGGTCAAGGGCTACGCCGGCTCCTGGTCGGAATGGGGCAACCACCCCGACACCCCTGTAGAGGTTTAA
- the rsgA gene encoding small ribosomal subunit biogenesis GTPase RsgA yields the protein MAKRHLTRRQSWRIEKVQEERAARAAKRESRALEELEGGDLGPEQTGQVIAHFGVQVEVEAQEGDHAGEVFRCHLRANLPPLVTGDQVVWRPGNQGIGVIVAQLPRTSELRRPDMRGVLKPVAANVDRIVIVFAPRPEPHANLIDRYLVAAEHAGIKPLLLLNKADLIDEENAPFLDSLLGTYRELGYPLLEVSAFNGLALDALRAALNEHVSVFVGQSGVGKSSLVNALLPGVDTRVGDLSEVTGKGTHTTTTARLFHFPAGGDLIDSPGIREFGLGHVSRDDVEAGFIEFHDLLGHCRFRDCKHDREPGCALLKALEEGRVSPQRMSSYRHILASLPEDEY from the coding sequence ATGGCCAAGCGTCACCTCACCCGCCGGCAGAGCTGGCGGATCGAAAAAGTCCAGGAAGAGCGTGCTGCCCGCGCGGCGAAGCGCGAATCGCGCGCCCTGGAAGAGCTGGAAGGCGGCGACCTCGGCCCGGAGCAGACCGGCCAGGTAATCGCCCACTTCGGGGTGCAGGTGGAAGTCGAGGCGCAGGAAGGCGACCACGCCGGCGAAGTGTTCCGCTGCCACCTGCGCGCCAACCTGCCGCCACTGGTGACCGGCGACCAGGTGGTCTGGCGCCCCGGCAACCAGGGCATCGGCGTGATCGTCGCGCAGTTGCCGCGCACCTCCGAGCTGCGCCGCCCGGACATGCGCGGCGTGCTCAAGCCGGTGGCGGCCAACGTCGACCGCATCGTGATCGTCTTCGCCCCACGCCCGGAACCCCACGCCAACCTGATCGACCGCTACCTGGTGGCCGCCGAGCACGCCGGCATCAAGCCGCTGCTGCTGCTGAACAAGGCCGACCTGATCGATGAGGAGAACGCTCCGTTCCTCGACTCGCTGCTGGGCACCTACCGCGAACTCGGCTACCCGCTGCTGGAGGTCTCGGCCTTCAACGGCCTGGCCCTGGACGCCCTGCGCGCCGCGCTGAACGAGCACGTCAGCGTGTTCGTCGGCCAGTCGGGCGTTGGCAAGTCATCGCTGGTGAACGCGCTGCTGCCAGGCGTCGACACCCGCGTCGGCGACCTCTCGGAAGTCACCGGCAAGGGCACCCACACCACCACCACCGCACGGCTGTTCCACTTCCCCGCCGGCGGCGACCTGATCGATTCGCCCGGCATCCGCGAGTTCGGCCTGGGCCATGTGAGCCGTGACGACGTGGAAGCCGGCTTCATCGAGTTCCACGACCTGCTCGGCCACTGCCGCTTCCGCGACTGCAAGCACGACCGCGAGCCGGGCTGCGCGCTGCTCAAGGCGCTGGAAGAGGGGCGTGTCTCGCCGCAACGGATGTCCAGCTACCGACACATCCTCGCCAGCCTGCCGGAAGACGAATATTGA
- the motA gene encoding flagellar motor stator protein MotA, translating to MSKIIGIIVILGSVLGGYMLSGGKIAAIIQPFELLIIGGAALGAFLQANPGNTFMTVLKKAPKMFSNRFTHTFYLEVLGMLYEVLNKSRREGMMAIEADVEDPDASPIFSKYPAVLKDERMTAYICDYLRIMSSGNMAPHELEGLFDMELGSLKEDLDHPAHAVTRVADALPGFGIVAAVLGIVITMALLGQGSQAEIGHHVAAALVGTFLGILAAYGFVGPLSNALEHDAKEELNLYEAIKACLVASASGMPPSLAVEFGRKVLLPAHRPSFTELEQAVRGR from the coding sequence ATGTCAAAAATCATCGGCATCATCGTCATCCTGGGCAGTGTGCTCGGCGGATACATGCTCTCTGGCGGCAAGATCGCGGCCATCATCCAGCCGTTCGAACTGCTGATCATCGGTGGTGCGGCGCTGGGCGCCTTCCTGCAGGCGAACCCCGGCAACACCTTCATGACGGTGCTCAAGAAGGCGCCGAAGATGTTCAGCAACCGCTTCACCCACACCTTCTACCTGGAAGTGCTGGGCATGCTCTACGAGGTACTCAACAAGAGCCGCCGCGAGGGCATGATGGCGATCGAGGCGGACGTCGAGGATCCGGATGCCAGCCCGATCTTCAGCAAGTACCCGGCGGTGCTCAAGGATGAACGCATGACCGCGTACATCTGCGATTACCTGCGCATCATGTCCTCCGGCAACATGGCGCCCCACGAGCTGGAAGGCCTGTTCGACATGGAGCTGGGCAGCCTCAAGGAAGACCTCGACCACCCCGCCCACGCGGTGACCCGCGTGGCCGATGCCCTGCCGGGATTCGGTATCGTCGCCGCGGTGCTCGGCATCGTGATCACGATGGCGCTGCTCGGGCAGGGCAGCCAGGCGGAGATCGGTCACCACGTGGCCGCCGCGCTGGTGGGCACCTTCCTCGGTATTCTCGCCGCCTACGGTTTCGTCGGCCCGCTGTCCAACGCCCTGGAGCACGACGCCAAGGAAGAGCTGAACCTCTACGAAGCCATCAAGGCCTGCCTGGTCGCCTCGGCCTCGGGCATGCCGCCGTCGCTGGCCGTGGAGTTCGGCCGCAAGGTCCTGCTGCCGGCGCACCGCCCGAGCTTCACCGAGCTTGAACAGGCCGTTCGCGGTCGCTGA
- the asd gene encoding archaetidylserine decarboxylase (Phosphatidylserine decarboxylase is synthesized as a single chain precursor. Generation of the pyruvoyl active site from a Ser is coupled to cleavage of a Gly-Ser bond between the larger (beta) and smaller (alpha chains). It is an integral membrane protein.) — MSFKDRLFILAQYLLPHHLLSRLIGCAAECRAPWFKDRLIPWFARRYQVDMREAQVEDLRAYEHFNAFFTRVLKDGARPLDESEGSVLSPADGAISQLGPIEHGRVFQAKGHSYSLMELLGGDAERAAPFMGGEFATVYLSPKDYHRVHMPLAGTLREMVYVPGRLFSVNQLTAAQVPELFARNERVVCIFDTERGPMAVVLVGAMIVASIETVWAGLVTPPKRELKSFAYDEAARAPIHLEKGAELGRFKLGSTAIVLFGPQQVSWAENLAATSPVRMGQRLGGARQG; from the coding sequence ATGTCGTTCAAAGATCGTCTGTTCATCCTCGCCCAGTACCTGCTGCCGCACCACCTGCTGTCGCGCCTGATCGGCTGCGCCGCCGAATGCCGCGCGCCCTGGTTCAAGGACCGCCTGATCCCCTGGTTCGCCCGCCGCTACCAGGTGGACATGCGCGAGGCCCAGGTCGAGGACCTGCGCGCCTATGAGCACTTCAATGCCTTCTTCACCCGCGTCCTGAAAGACGGCGCCCGTCCGCTGGACGAGAGCGAAGGCAGCGTGCTGAGCCCCGCCGACGGTGCCATCAGCCAGCTCGGCCCGATCGAGCACGGCCGCGTGTTCCAGGCCAAGGGCCACAGCTACAGCCTGATGGAACTGCTGGGCGGCGACGCCGAGCGCGCCGCGCCCTTCATGGGCGGCGAATTCGCCACCGTCTACCTGTCACCCAAGGACTACCACCGCGTGCACATGCCGCTGGCCGGCACCCTGCGCGAGATGGTCTACGTACCGGGCCGGCTGTTCTCGGTGAACCAGCTGACCGCCGCGCAGGTGCCGGAGCTGTTCGCCCGCAACGAGCGCGTGGTGTGCATCTTCGACACCGAGCGCGGGCCGATGGCGGTGGTGCTGGTCGGGGCGATGATCGTCGCCTCCATCGAAACCGTCTGGGCCGGCTTGGTCACACCGCCCAAGCGCGAGCTGAAGTCCTTCGCCTATGACGAAGCCGCCCGCGCGCCGATCCACCTGGAGAAAGGCGCCGAGCTGGGCCGCTTCAAGCTGGGTTCCACCGCCATCGTGCTGTTCGGACCGCAGCAGGTCAGCTGGGCTGAAAACCTGGCGGCCACCAGCCCGGTCCGTATGGGACAGCGCCTGGGTGGCGCGCGCCAGGGCTGA